The Desmodus rotundus isolate HL8 chromosome 3, HLdesRot8A.1, whole genome shotgun sequence genome includes a region encoding these proteins:
- the NRN1 gene encoding neuritin codes for MGLKLNGRYISLILAVQIAYLVQAVRAAGKCDAVFKGFSDCLLKLGDSVANYPQGLDDKTNIKTVCTYWEDFHSCTVTALTDCQEGAKDIWDKLRKESKNLNIQGSLFELCGSGNGAAGYLLPALPVLLASLSAALATWLSF; via the exons ATGGGACTTAAGTTGAACGGCAGATATATTTCACTGATCCTCGCGGTGCAAATAG cgTACCTGGTGCAGGCCGTGAGAGCTGCGGGCAAGTGCGATGCGGTCTTTAAGGGCTTTTCGGACTGTTTGCTCAAGTTGGGCGACAGCGTGGCCAACTACCCGCAGGGCCTGGACGACAAAACGAACATCAAGACCGTGTGCAC ATACTGGGAGGATTTCCACAGCTGCACGGTCACAGCCCTTACGGATTGCCAGGAAGGGGCGAAAGATATATGGGATAAActgagaaaagaatccaaaaacctCAACATCCAAGGCAGCTTATTCGAACTCTGCGGCAGCGGCAACGGGGCGGCGGGGTACCTGCTCCCAGCGCTCCCAGTGCTCCTGGCGTCTCTCTCGGCAGCTTTAGCTACCTGGCTTTCCTTCTGA